One segment of Porticoccus hydrocarbonoclasticus MCTG13d DNA contains the following:
- the rplV gene encoding 50S ribosomal protein L22, with translation MEVAAKLRGARLSAQKARLVADQVRGKPVEEALDILAFSAKKGAAIIKKVLESAIANAEHNEGADVDELRVSTIFVDEGTTMKRIKPRAKGRADRIFKRSCHITVKVADEETV, from the coding sequence GTGGAAGTAGCAGCAAAATTACGCGGAGCCAGATTGTCGGCGCAAAAGGCGCGTCTGGTGGCTGATCAGGTGCGTGGAAAGCCTGTAGAGGAAGCGCTGGATATATTGGCTTTTAGCGCCAAAAAAGGTGCGGCGATTATCAAGAAGGTGCTCGAGTCTGCTATTGCAAATGCTGAGCATAATGAAGGCGCGGATGTTGATGAACTTCGTGTATCGACAATTTTTGTCGATGAAGGCACCACCATGAAACGCATCAAACCCCGTGCCAAGGGTCGTGCTGACCGCATATTCAAACGCTCTTGTCACATTACCGTGAAAGTTGCCGATGAGGAGACCGTTTAA
- the rpsS gene encoding 30S ribosomal protein S19 encodes MPRSLKKGPFIDLHLVKKVDEAQEKNDRRPIKTWSRRSMVSPDMVGLTIAIHNGRQHVPVLVNEEMVGHKLGEFAPTRTYRGHVADKKAKR; translated from the coding sequence GTGCCACGCTCTCTCAAGAAAGGACCTTTTATCGACCTTCACCTTGTGAAAAAGGTTGATGAAGCGCAAGAAAAAAATGACAGACGTCCGATCAAAACCTGGTCGCGCCGTTCGATGGTCAGTCCGGATATGGTCGGCTTGACTATTGCCATACACAATGGTCGTCAACACGTACCAGTGTTGGTGAATGAGGAAATGGTGGGGCACAAATTAGGTGAATTTGCCCCTACTCGGACTTATCGCGGCCACGTAGCGGACAAAAAGGCCAAGCGTTAA
- the rplB gene encoding 50S ribosomal protein L2 has protein sequence MPVVKRKPTSPGRRFVVSVVNPNLHKGEPYAPLLEKKTRTGGRNNNGRITTRHIGGGHKQHYRLIDFKRSKDGIPAKVERLEYDPNRTPYIALVCYTDGERRYIIAPKGLKDGDLIQSGVSAPIKVGNTLPLRNIPVGSVIHCVEMKPGKGAQLARSAGTSVQLVAREGQYATLRLRSGEMRKVPVDCRATIGEVSNSEHSLRSLGKAGASRWRGVRPTVRGVVMNPVDHPHGGGEGRTSGGRHPVTPWGIPTKGYKTRKNKRTTNMIVRRRGK, from the coding sequence ATGCCAGTCGTAAAGAGAAAGCCAACGTCTCCCGGTCGCCGATTTGTTGTCAGTGTTGTCAACCCGAATCTGCATAAGGGAGAACCCTATGCGCCGTTGCTGGAGAAGAAAACCAGAACAGGTGGGCGCAATAACAATGGCCGAATTACAACACGCCATATTGGTGGTGGTCATAAACAGCATTACAGGCTGATCGATTTTAAACGTAGTAAGGACGGTATTCCGGCAAAAGTCGAGCGCCTGGAATACGATCCCAACCGTACACCCTATATTGCGCTGGTTTGTTATACCGATGGTGAGCGCCGCTACATTATTGCTCCCAAGGGTTTAAAAGATGGCGATCTGATCCAGTCCGGTGTCAGTGCGCCGATCAAGGTGGGAAATACGCTACCTCTCAGAAACATACCGGTGGGTAGTGTTATCCATTGTGTCGAGATGAAACCCGGTAAGGGTGCGCAGTTGGCGCGCAGTGCAGGTACTTCTGTGCAGCTGGTTGCCCGTGAAGGTCAATACGCCACCTTGCGCCTGCGCAGCGGTGAAATGCGCAAAGTGCCGGTGGATTGTCGTGCGACCATTGGTGAAGTTTCCAACAGCGAGCACAGTCTGCGCTCGCTGGGTAAAGCTGGCGCATCTCGCTGGCGTGGTGTTCGCCCCACCGTTCGAGGTGTGGTTATGAACCCGGTCGATCACCCCCATGGTGGCGGTGAAGGTCGTACATCCGGTGGGCGTCATCCGGTGACACCATGGGGTATTCCGACCAAAGGTTACAAGACCAGAAAAAACAAGCGCACAACTAATATGATCGTGCGCCGTCGCGGCAAGTAA
- the rplW gene encoding 50S ribosomal protein L23 has translation MNQERIFKVLLGPHITEKTSLAADRQNQVAFKVATNATKLEIKAAVEKLFDVVVMDVRVAKVKGKTKRTRFGLGKRSDWKKAYVRLAQGQDIDFAVAAE, from the coding sequence ATGAATCAAGAGCGCATCTTTAAAGTGTTGTTGGGGCCGCATATTACGGAAAAGACATCCCTTGCTGCCGATCGTCAAAATCAAGTCGCTTTCAAAGTTGCTACCAATGCGACCAAGCTTGAAATAAAGGCAGCTGTTGAAAAACTGTTTGATGTCGTAGTGATGGATGTTCGTGTCGCCAAGGTCAAGGGTAAAACCAAACGGACGCGCTTTGGTTTGGGTAAACGCTCTGACTGGAAAAAAGCGTATGTACGTCTTGCGCAGGGTCAGGACATTGACTTTGCAGTAGCTGCTGAATAA
- the rplD gene encoding 50S ribosomal protein L4, whose product MELTIATPKGSAGTIEVSEVAFGKEFNQDLVHQAVTSYLAGARQGTRAQKTRAEVSGGGKKPWRQKGTGRARAGTIRSPIWRTGGVTFAAKPQDHSQKLNRKMYRAALRSILSELARQDRLVVVESFDVDQPKTKALIQKLGEFGVQDVLIVTEEVTENLYLSSRNLHKVDVRDAVGVDPVSLIHFEKVLVTVPALKKIEEMLI is encoded by the coding sequence ATGGAATTAACGATAGCTACTCCCAAAGGCAGCGCAGGAACCATAGAGGTTTCTGAGGTCGCGTTTGGTAAAGAATTTAATCAGGATCTGGTGCATCAGGCAGTGACTAGCTACCTGGCAGGTGCCCGTCAGGGTACTCGGGCGCAAAAAACTCGCGCAGAAGTCAGCGGTGGTGGCAAGAAGCCCTGGCGCCAGAAGGGTACGGGTCGTGCCCGTGCCGGTACTATTCGTTCGCCAATCTGGCGTACCGGTGGTGTGACATTTGCCGCCAAGCCCCAGGATCACTCGCAAAAGCTGAACCGCAAGATGTATCGCGCTGCGCTCAGATCCATACTGTCAGAGCTGGCCCGTCAGGATCGCTTGGTGGTGGTGGAATCCTTTGATGTGGATCAGCCAAAAACCAAAGCCTTGATTCAGAAACTGGGTGAGTTTGGTGTTCAGGATGTGCTGATTGTGACTGAAGAGGTGACAGAAAATCTGTACCTGTCCTCACGTAATTTGCACAAGGTCGATGTGCGTGATGCAGTTGGTGTTGATCCTGTCAGTTTGATCCATTTTGAAAAGGTGTTGGTCACAGTGCCTGCACTGAAAAAAATTGAGGAGATGCTGATATGA
- the rplC gene encoding 50S ribosomal protein L3, with protein MTIGIVGRKCGMTRVFTEDGASIPVTVIEAEPNRITQIKTDETDGYIAVQVTAGARRASRVSKSQVGHFAKAGVEAGRGSWELRVEGLPEDLKVGGNITVEQFEAGQKVDATGTSKGKGFQGVIKRWNFSMQDATHGNSLSHRAPGSIGQCQTPGRVFKGKKMSGHMGAERVTTQNLEIVRIDAERNLLLIKGAVPGAPGGDVIIRAAVKG; from the coding sequence ATGACTATTGGTATAGTCGGCCGCAAATGCGGCATGACACGTGTGTTTACTGAGGATGGCGCCTCAATTCCGGTCACTGTGATCGAGGCGGAGCCCAATCGCATTACTCAAATCAAAACCGATGAGACTGACGGTTATATCGCCGTGCAGGTGACTGCTGGTGCCCGTCGAGCCTCCCGTGTCAGTAAATCCCAGGTTGGTCATTTTGCCAAAGCTGGTGTTGAAGCGGGTAGAGGTTCTTGGGAATTGCGTGTCGAAGGTTTGCCTGAAGATTTGAAGGTTGGTGGCAACATCACCGTTGAGCAATTCGAGGCGGGTCAGAAAGTCGATGCTACCGGCACTTCTAAAGGCAAGGGTTTTCAGGGTGTGATCAAGCGCTGGAACTTCAGCATGCAAGATGCGACGCACGGCAACTCATTGTCACACCGTGCTCCCGGTTCAATCGGTCAGTGTCAGACGCCTGGCCGGGTATTTAAAGGCAAAAAAATGTCTGGGCACATGGGTGCTGAACGTGTTACCACGCAGAATCTCGAAATTGTCCGTATAGACGCTGAACGTAACCTGCTCCTGATCAAGGGTGCTGTACCTGGTGCGCCAGGTGGTGACGTGATCATTCGTGCTGCTGTGAAGGGCTGA
- the rpsJ gene encoding 30S ribosomal protein S10, with amino-acid sequence MQDQRIRIRLKAFDHKLIDASTQEIVETAKRTGAQIRGPIPLPTRKERFTILISPHVNKDARDQYEIRTHKRLLDIVEPTEKTVDALMKLDLAAGVEVQISLT; translated from the coding sequence ATGCAGGATCAGCGTATTCGTATTCGCCTGAAGGCTTTTGATCACAAGCTGATTGATGCTTCCACGCAGGAAATTGTTGAGACGGCAAAGCGTACCGGGGCCCAGATTCGTGGACCGATTCCCCTGCCAACTCGCAAAGAACGTTTTACTATTTTGATTTCGCCGCATGTTAACAAAGATGCGCGTGATCAATATGAAATCCGTACCCACAAGCGGTTACTGGATATTGTTGAGCCGACAGAGAAAACTGTTGATGCCCTGATGAAGCTGGATCTGGCCGCAGGTGTTGAGGTTCAAATTAGCCTGACATAA
- the tuf gene encoding elongation factor Tu, with amino-acid sequence MGKAKFERNKPHVNVGTIGHVDHGKTTLTAALTRVCFETWGSGSAMAFDGIDNAPEERERGITIATSHVEYDSPSRHYAHVDCPGHADYVKNMITGAAQMDGAILVCGATDGPMPQTREHILLSRQVGVPYVVVFLNKADLLAEDCGGVGSEEYNEMIELVEMELRELLDAYDFPGDDTPIIAGSALMALNGEDDNELGTTAVRKLVEALDAYIPEPERAIDQPFLMPIEDVFSISGRGTVVTGRVERGVVKVGEEIEIVGIRDTTKTVCTGVEMFRKLLDEGRAGENVGVLLRGTKRDDVERGQVLCKPGSIKPHTKFEAEVYVLSKDEGGRHTPFFKGYRPQFYFRTTDVTGACELPEGVEMVMPGDNVQMTVTLIAPIAMEDGLRFAIREGGRTVGAGVVAKIIE; translated from the coding sequence ATGGGAAAAGCAAAGTTTGAACGTAACAAGCCCCACGTAAACGTTGGCACGATTGGCCACGTTGACCACGGTAAGACGACCCTGACAGCGGCGCTGACGCGGGTTTGTTTCGAAACTTGGGGCAGTGGCTCGGCGATGGCCTTTGATGGTATTGATAATGCGCCGGAAGAGCGCGAGCGCGGTATCACGATTGCGACATCCCATGTTGAATACGATTCTCCGAGCCGTCACTACGCACACGTTGACTGCCCGGGTCACGCCGACTATGTGAAGAACATGATCACCGGTGCTGCACAGATGGATGGTGCGATTCTGGTGTGTGGCGCGACGGATGGCCCGATGCCGCAAACCCGGGAGCATATCCTGCTGTCCCGTCAGGTGGGTGTTCCTTACGTTGTGGTGTTTCTGAACAAGGCGGACCTGCTGGCAGAAGATTGCGGTGGTGTTGGCTCTGAAGAATACAATGAGATGATCGAACTGGTTGAAATGGAGCTCCGTGAGCTGCTGGATGCCTATGACTTCCCGGGTGACGATACCCCTATTATTGCCGGTTCAGCCCTGATGGCGCTGAACGGTGAAGACGACAACGAGCTGGGTACCACGGCGGTCCGCAAGCTGGTCGAGGCGCTGGATGCCTATATTCCTGAGCCGGAGCGTGCGATTGACCAGCCGTTCCTGATGCCGATCGAAGACGTATTTTCGATCTCTGGGCGTGGCACAGTGGTGACGGGTCGCGTTGAGCGCGGTGTTGTCAAAGTGGGCGAAGAGATCGAGATTGTGGGTATCCGGGATACCACCAAGACAGTCTGCACCGGTGTTGAGATGTTCCGGAAGCTGCTGGACGAAGGTCGTGCTGGTGAGAACGTAGGTGTTCTGCTTCGCGGAACGAAGCGTGATGACGTTGAGCGCGGTCAGGTCTTGTGTAAGCCGGGCAGCATCAAGCCGCATACCAAGTTTGAGGCAGAGGTTTACGTGCTGTCCAAGGACGAGGGAGGGCGTCACACGCCGTTCTTCAAGGGCTACCGTCCGCAGTTCTACTTCCGTACCACGGATGTGACAGGCGCCTGTGAGCTGCCTGAGGGTGTGGAAATGGTTATGCCTGGAGATAACGTCCAGATGACAGTGACGCTGATTGCGCCGATTGCGATGGAAGACGGGTTGCGCTTTGCGATTCGTGAAGGTGGCCGCACGGTCGGTGCCGGCGTGGTCGCTAAAATTATTGAGTAA
- the fusA gene encoding elongation factor G, which translates to MARKTPIARYRNIGICAHVDAGKTTTTERVLFYTGLSHKLGEVHDGAATTDWMAQEQERGITITSAAVTTFWQGMDQQFDQHRINVIDTPGHVDFTIEVERSLRVLDGAVVVLCGSSGVQPQTETVWRQANKYEVPRMVFVNKMDRAGADYMMVVRQLKERLGANAVPLQMTIGSEENFKGVVDLIKMKAVLWNEADQGMTFQYAEIPAEMADQCQEMREFMVEAAAEANEELMNKYLEGEALSETEIKAGLRARTLANEIVPVLGGSAFKNKGVQAVLDAVVEYLPAPTEVKAIEGVLDDGETVAVRKADDDEPFSALAFKIATDPFVGTLTFFRVYSGTLNSGDTVLNPVKSRKERIGRMVQMHANNREEIKQVLAGDIAAAIGLKDVTTGDTLCDLNNIITLERMEFPEPVISVAVEPKSKADQEKMGIALGKLAQEDPSFRVKTDEETGQTIISGMGELHLDILVDRMRREFNVEANIGKPQVAYREAIRNTCEIEGKFVRQSGGRGQYGHVWIRFEPGEDENAEGLEFVNEVVGGVVPKEYIPAVQKGIEEQMQNGVLAGYPLLGLKATAYDGSYHDVDSSEMAYKIAASMATKQLAQKGGAVLLEPIMKVEVITPEENMGDVVGDLNRRRGIILGMDECVSGKVINVEVPLAEMFGYATDLRSATQGRATFAMEFNKYAEAPRNIADEVIAKNQR; encoded by the coding sequence GTGGCTCGTAAGACTCCCATTGCCCGTTACCGGAATATTGGTATTTGTGCGCACGTAGATGCTGGCAAAACGACTACGACAGAGCGTGTGTTGTTCTACACGGGGCTGTCACACAAACTGGGCGAAGTGCATGATGGTGCTGCCACCACAGACTGGATGGCTCAGGAGCAGGAGCGTGGTATCACGATCACCTCGGCGGCTGTCACGACTTTCTGGCAAGGAATGGATCAGCAGTTCGATCAACACCGAATCAATGTGATCGATACACCCGGTCACGTTGACTTTACCATTGAGGTTGAGCGTTCGCTGCGAGTGCTGGATGGTGCGGTGGTAGTACTCTGTGGGTCTTCCGGCGTTCAGCCGCAGACTGAAACAGTATGGCGGCAGGCCAATAAGTACGAAGTGCCGCGCATGGTGTTTGTGAACAAGATGGATCGCGCTGGTGCTGACTATATGATGGTTGTCCGTCAGCTTAAGGAGCGTCTTGGGGCTAATGCGGTGCCATTGCAGATGACAATTGGCTCCGAAGAGAATTTCAAGGGTGTGGTCGATCTGATCAAAATGAAGGCAGTGCTTTGGAACGAAGCCGACCAGGGTATGACATTTCAATATGCCGAAATACCGGCAGAGATGGCTGACCAGTGTCAGGAGATGCGTGAGTTTATGGTTGAGGCCGCTGCCGAAGCCAATGAAGAGTTGATGAACAAATACCTTGAGGGCGAAGCGCTTAGCGAGACGGAGATCAAGGCTGGATTGCGTGCTCGTACACTGGCTAATGAAATCGTGCCGGTTCTCGGTGGCTCAGCCTTCAAAAACAAAGGTGTTCAGGCTGTGCTGGATGCGGTGGTTGAATATTTGCCGGCGCCCACGGAAGTGAAAGCTATTGAAGGTGTTCTGGATGATGGCGAGACAGTAGCGGTGCGCAAGGCCGATGACGATGAGCCCTTCTCTGCGCTGGCGTTTAAAATTGCTACTGATCCCTTTGTGGGTACGCTGACGTTTTTCCGTGTTTACTCCGGTACGCTGAATTCTGGTGATACGGTTTTAAATCCGGTCAAGAGCAGGAAAGAACGTATCGGCCGTATGGTGCAAATGCACGCCAATAACCGCGAGGAGATCAAGCAGGTGCTGGCGGGTGATATTGCAGCGGCGATTGGGCTAAAAGATGTGACCACAGGTGATACGCTCTGTGATTTGAACAATATTATTACACTGGAGCGCATGGAGTTTCCGGAGCCGGTAATCTCGGTTGCCGTAGAGCCAAAATCCAAGGCCGACCAGGAAAAAATGGGCATTGCATTAGGCAAGCTTGCCCAAGAAGACCCCTCCTTCCGTGTCAAAACGGATGAAGAGACAGGTCAGACCATTATCTCTGGTATGGGCGAGCTGCATTTGGATATTCTGGTAGACCGGATGCGTCGCGAGTTTAATGTCGAGGCCAATATCGGTAAGCCGCAAGTAGCCTATCGCGAAGCGATTCGCAATACCTGTGAGATTGAAGGTAAGTTTGTGCGTCAGTCCGGTGGTCGTGGTCAGTACGGTCACGTCTGGATCCGGTTTGAGCCGGGCGAGGACGAGAATGCTGAAGGTCTGGAGTTCGTCAACGAAGTTGTCGGTGGTGTGGTTCCCAAGGAATATATTCCGGCTGTCCAAAAGGGTATCGAAGAGCAGATGCAGAATGGTGTGCTTGCTGGCTACCCTCTGCTGGGCTTGAAGGCAACAGCCTATGACGGCTCATACCACGATGTCGATTCGTCTGAAATGGCGTATAAAATTGCTGCGTCTATGGCGACCAAGCAACTTGCCCAAAAAGGTGGTGCTGTTTTGCTTGAGCCTATCATGAAAGTTGAAGTCATTACGCCCGAGGAAAATATGGGCGACGTGGTCGGTGACCTCAACCGCCGCCGTGGCATTATTCTTGGTATGGACGAATGTGTTTCAGGAAAAGTTATTAATGTAGAGGTGCCCCTGGCAGAGATGTTTGGTTACGCAACCGACTTGCGTTCAGCCACTCAGGGCCGCGCTACATTTGCTATGGAATTTAACAAATACGCCGAGGCGCCGCGCAATATTGCCGATGAAGTCATCGCAAAAAACCAGCGCTAA
- the rpsG gene encoding 30S ribosomal protein S7 yields the protein MPRRRVVAKREILPDPKFGNVTLAKFMNHVMVSGKKSVAERIVYGALTVVQTRLKEDPVMAFETALDNIAPMVEVKSRRVGGATYQVPVEVRPSRRVALAMRWMVDYARNRGEKSMSQRLAGEIVDAYQNKGGAVKKREDVHRMAEANKAFSHFRF from the coding sequence ATGCCTAGAAGAAGAGTTGTCGCCAAACGCGAAATTTTACCTGATCCAAAATTCGGTAATGTAACGTTGGCAAAGTTTATGAACCACGTCATGGTAAGTGGTAAAAAATCTGTTGCCGAGCGTATCGTTTACGGTGCGCTGACAGTGGTTCAAACCCGTTTGAAAGAAGATCCTGTGATGGCTTTTGAGACAGCGCTGGATAATATTGCGCCGATGGTTGAAGTTAAGTCCCGCCGGGTCGGTGGTGCAACCTATCAGGTGCCTGTTGAAGTACGTCCGTCCCGCCGTGTTGCGCTGGCAATGCGCTGGATGGTGGACTACGCCCGTAATCGTGGTGAGAAATCCATGTCCCAACGTCTGGCTGGCGAGATAGTCGATGCCTACCAGAACAAGGGTGGTGCTGTGAAGAAACGTGAAGACGTCCACCGTATGGCGGAAGCCAACAAGGCGTTCTCACACTTCCGGTTCTAG
- the rpsL gene encoding 30S ribosomal protein S12 — MATINQLVRKPRKRRVAKSDVPALQACPQRRGVCTRVYTTTPKKPNSALRKVCRVRLTNGYEVSSYIGGEGHNLQEHSVVLIRGGRVKDLPGVRYHTVRGSLDTAGVNNRKQRRSKYGTKRPKK; from the coding sequence ATGGCAACGATCAATCAGTTGGTTCGTAAGCCGAGGAAACGCAGAGTTGCCAAGAGCGACGTTCCTGCATTGCAAGCTTGTCCCCAGCGTCGCGGTGTTTGTACCCGCGTTTATACAACAACGCCAAAAAAACCAAACTCGGCACTGCGTAAAGTTTGCCGGGTTCGCCTGACAAATGGTTACGAAGTCAGTTCTTACATTGGTGGCGAAGGGCATAACCTGCAAGAGCACAGCGTGGTTCTGATTCGTGGTGGTCGTGTCAAGGATTTGCCGGGTGTTCGTTATCACACCGTGCGAGGCAGCCTGGATACCGCTGGCGTGAATAATCGCAAACAACGTCGTTCCAAATATGGTACCAAACGTCCCAAAAAATAA